In the Archangium lipolyticum genome, GCTCACACCGAAGGCCGCTGTTCAGGCACGGCGACTGGCTTGTCCTCCTCCTTGCCCGAGGAGGGCTCGGCCTGGATGGAGCAACCATTCGCGGAGCAGACCCCGCCGTCGCGCAGATCGAAGCGCCAGCGATGACGGGGGCACACGAGGTAGCGGCCCTCCTCGATCCAGCCTTCCTGGAGATCGGCGCCCTGGTGGGGGCAGAAGCGGTTGACGGAGTAGCGCTGCCCGCCGGCGGAGACGAGGGTGCGCTCCTTGCGAGACTCGGTGTCCAGCGTACCGTCGCACATGGTGCGCAGGTCCTCGATCTCGGCGGCGAGGAAGTTGTGCAGGGTGGCGTCGTAGATGTCGGGTTGGCGCGAGGCGCGGAAGCGGAAGGACAGCAGGAAGTCCTCCCAGTTCAGTTTGCGATCCAGGACGCGGACGATGTCGGCCGCGCTCGCGATGAGGGTGTACCGGCTCAGGTCGCGCACCTCGCCGACGACGTCCACGCGGCGGGTGCGGAAATCCACGCGGATGAGCTGTCCGGGGAGCTCGAGGAGGCCGAGGTAGAGGGGCATCATCACGCGCTCCGCCAGGGAGAAGACATCCAGCTTGTGCTGCAACTCCTCGCGAAGCCGCAGGTGGATGCGATCCACCTCCTCCAACATCATGTTGCGGCGGCGCTCGCGGAAGACGCGCGTCTGGAGGGCCGCGTACGAGCGCAGGTACTGTGAGACGTTCTCGTCGGTGACGCGCTCGGGAGCGAGGGACACCATCTCCGCGAGCTCCACATCGAGCACGTCACCGGGCATGGGCTCGAAGAGGCGTGGAGTCTTCCCGGCGAGGCGATGGTGGAGGAAGGAGAAGAGCTCCGAGGCGCGCGGGAAGATGTTCACCGGCTCCAGGTTGATGTGGAAGAGGGACGGATCCAGGAAGCAGGCCGGACCCGCCGAGGCCAGGTAGGCGCGAGGCTGGACGATCTCGATGGCACGCGCCACCGCCTCGAACTTGCTGGCGCGTTTCTGCCGCGAGTGCTCGGCGTACTCCTCACGCGAGTAGTCGTAGCAGGTGGGGTGCCAGATGGCGCCGGAGAACTGGGCGGTGAAGACATCGATGGGCCCCTCCTCCGCCACGATGCGCTGCAGCCGGTCATGGACCTTGCAATCGTTGAGGTTGAGGAAGCTCCGCCCCCGCTCCTGGACGAGCAGCGCCGAG is a window encoding:
- a CDS encoding Rieske 2Fe-2S domain-containing protein — encoded protein: MQITFLGHAGFLIETQHALVVADPWLSPQGAFDSAWMQFPRNHQLAPFVREKLELSTKERFLYISHEHKDHYDPDFLRTLTKRDFTVVIGRFRRTALRDAFEAYGARRILTCEDQQEVPFKGGYLKLYLTDSGTNRDSALLVQERGRSFLNLNDCKVHDRLQRIVAEEGPIDVFTAQFSGAIWHPTCYDYSREEYAEHSRQKRASKFEAVARAIEIVQPRAYLASAGPACFLDPSLFHINLEPVNIFPRASELFSFLHHRLAGKTPRLFEPMPGDVLDVELAEMVSLAPERVTDENVSQYLRSYAALQTRVFRERRRNMMLEEVDRIHLRLREELQHKLDVFSLAERVMMPLYLGLLELPGQLIRVDFRTRRVDVVGEVRDLSRYTLIASAADIVRVLDRKLNWEDFLLSFRFRASRQPDIYDATLHNFLAAEIEDLRTMCDGTLDTESRKERTLVSAGGQRYSVNRFCPHQGADLQEGWIEEGRYLVCPRHRWRFDLRDGGVCSANGCSIQAEPSSGKEEDKPVAVPEQRPSV